AGTTCACCCGCATCGCGTAATGCCATGACTTCGGCGTGAGCGCTCCCAGGACGCTGCGTGCGCCCCTTCCCCACGACAATTCCATCTTTGACGACTACGGCACCGACCGCCGGATTTGGGCGGCTCTCGCCAATCGCAAAGAAAGCTTGCTCTAAGGCAAACTGCATGAAGTTTGTGATTTCTGGAGTCATTACAGCCATTTAAATTTCACTGGATCCTGCTCCTTCGAACCTAAGAATTGTAAGGTAATAAATCACCAACAATTCTATATCAACCCTTACGGGTTTCAGGATGACGAGTCTGGATGACTGGGTTTCAGGATGACGTTAGCACTTAGTTCTGCGGCGGGAGAGCGAGGATGCCACCTTCGACGTTGAACACACGGGTGTAACCGTTTTCAACGAGGAACTTGGAAGCGGCCATGCTGCGTTTGCCACTGCGGCAGTAAATCAGCAAATCCTTGTCCTTCGGGAATTCGCTCAAGCGCTGCGGCATTTCCTGAAGCGGAATATTAATTGCAGTTGGAGCAGCCATGCCCTTTGCCACTTCGGCCGGGGTACGCACGTCAATAAGGACAGCACCAGCCTTATGCATTTCAAAAGCCTTTTGCCAATCCACAGTCGTAATCGGAGCTACTTTCTGTTCAACAACAGCTGCGGCCGGCTGGACAGCCTCGACCTTTTTAGCAACAGCCTGCGGCTTCGGTTCTTCAGAAGAATTGCAAGCCGTCGTAAGTAACATGGCACAGAAAGAAATAGCCAAAAATTTATTCATTTACGTACTCCTTGAAAATACAAAGTAAAAGAT
This is a stretch of genomic DNA from Fibrobacter sp. UWB13. It encodes these proteins:
- a CDS encoding rhodanese-like domain-containing protein, with protein sequence MNKFLAISFCAMLLTTACNSSEEPKPQAVAKKVEAVQPAAAVVEQKVAPITTVDWQKAFEMHKAGAVLIDVRTPAEVAKGMAAPTAINIPLQEMPQRLSEFPKDKDLLIYCRSGKRSMAASKFLVENGYTRVFNVEGGILALPPQN